A window of the Brassica napus cultivar Da-Ae chromosome C5, Da-Ae, whole genome shotgun sequence genome harbors these coding sequences:
- the LOC106427171 gene encoding putative GDP-L-fucose synthase 2: MKPGSFMSEKSAKIFVAGHRGLVGSAIVRKLQESGFTNLILRTHSELDLTNQADVESFFSAEKPAYVILAAAKVGGIHANNTYPADFIAVNLQIQTNVIHSAYTNGVKKLLFLGSSCIYPKFAPQPIPESALLTGPLEPTNEWYAIAKIAGIKMCQAYRIQHQWDAISGMPTNLYGPNDNFHPENSHVLPALMRRFHEAKASNAEEVVVWGSGSPLREFLHVDDLADACVFLMEKYSGFEHVNVGSGVEVTIKELAELVKEVVGFEGKLVWDCTKPDGTPRKLMDSSKLASLGWTPKVSIRDGLRQTYDWYLENIVQKKQ; the protein is encoded by the coding sequence ATGAAACCAGGTTCGTTTATGTCGGAGAAATCCGCGAAGATCTTCGTCGCTGGACACAGAGGATTGGTCGGATCCGCCATTGTCCGAAAACTCCAAGAATCCGGTTTCACAAATCTCATCCTCCGAACACATTCCGAGCTCGATCTCACCAACCAAGCCGACGTCGAATCCTTCTTCTCCGCAGAGAAGCCTGCTTACGTCATCCTCGCCGCAGCCAAAGTCGGTGGGATCCACGCCAACAACACCTACCCAGCTGACTTCATCGCCGTCAATCTCCAAATCCAAACCAACGTGATCCACTCCGCTTACACTAACGGCGTCAAGAAACTCCTCTTCCTCGGCTCCTCCTGCATCTACCCCAAGTTCGCTCCTCAGCCCATCCCCGAATCAGCTCTCCTCACCGGCCCACTCGAGCCCACCAACGAGTGGTACGCCATCGCCAAGATCGCGGGGATCAAGATGTGCCAAGCGTACAGGATTCAGCATCAATGGGATGCTATCTCCGGTATGCCGACGAACCTCTACGGTCCGAACGATAATTTCCACCCTGAGAATTCTCATGTGCTGCCCGCTCTGATGAGGAGGTTCCACGAAGCTAAGGCCAGTAATGCTGAGGAAGTTGTGGTGTGGGGAAGTGGAAGCCCGTTGAGGGAGTTCTTGCACGTGGATGATTTGGCTGATGCTTGCGTTTTCTTGATGGAGAAGTACAGTGGGTTTGAGCATGTGAATGTGGGGAGTGGTGTGGAAGTGACGATCAAAGAGTTGGCTGAGTTGGTTAAAGAAGTTGTTGGGTTTGAAGGGAAGCTTGTTTGGGATTGTACTAAACCCGATGGGACGCCGAGGAAGCTGATGGATAGCTCCAAGCTCGCGTCTTTGGGTTGGACCCCGAAGGTTTCTATTAGAGATGGTTTGCGCCAGACTTATGATTGGTATTTGGAGAATATTGTGCAGAAGAAGCAGTAA
- the LOC106427168 gene encoding basic transcription factor 3 produces the protein MNREKLMKMATTVRTGGKGTVRRKKKAVHKTNTTDDKKLQSTLKRIGVNSIPAIEEVNIFKDDVVIQFTNPKVQASIAANTWVVSGSPQTKKLEDILPQILSQLGPDNMDNLRKLAEQLKKQPPGEGNASATIQEEDDDDVPDLVAGETFEAAAAEEKVAAPAAEEKVAAPAASS, from the exons ATGAATCGGGAGAAGTTGATGAAGATGGCTACCACTGTCCGCACTGGCGGAAAGGGTACAGTAAGAAG AAAGAAGAAGGCTGTGCACAAGACCAATACAACTGATGACAAGAAGCTTCAAAGCACCTTGAAGAGAATTGGAGTTAACTCCATCCCAGCTATTGAAGAAGTTAACATCTTCAAGGATGATGTTGTTATTCAGTTCACCAACCCTAAGG TTCAAGCTTCAATTGCTGCAAACACATGGGTTGTTAGCGGTTCTCCTCAGACCAAAA AATTGGAAGATATCCTTCCTCAGATCCTCAGCCAACTCG GACCAGACAACATGGACAATCTGAGGAAGCTAGCAGAGCAGTTGAAGAAGCAACCTCCTGGTGAAGGTAATGCCTCAGCAACCATCCAAGAGGAGGATGACGATGATGTCCCAGATCTTGTTGCTGGTGAGACATTCGAAGCTGCTGCTGCTGAAGAGAAAGTAGCTGCTCCTGCTGCTGAAGAGAAAGTAGCTGCTCCTGCTGCTTCTTCCTAG